The following proteins come from a genomic window of Larimichthys crocea isolate SSNF chromosome III, L_crocea_2.0, whole genome shotgun sequence:
- the ttc16 gene encoding ADAMTS-like protein 2 isoform X1, translating into MRTAQGMRVWSWEQFGETGIVLLGFLTLAVSVGNLSTRGQQEDGVASNSLEEELEVTTYWWGEWAKWTACTRTCGGGVMSQERHCLKQRKKVAAGKDNMTCTGTAKKYHLCNTKECPATGRSFREEQCWSFNSQFYNGRNYQWKPLYPDDYVHISSNPCDLHCTTPDGQRQLMVTARDGTSCKYSSYRGVCVDGKCEPIGCDGVLFSSNTLDKCGVCQGDGSSCSRVTGNFRRGATTLGYSFITQIPEGSWDIQIIERKKSADVLAVTDQAGNFFFNGAYKVDSPQNFHAAGTIFKYRRPMDVYETGIEYIVAKGPIDQAINILVWNQNGRTPYITYEYTVLRDSLPPIPPPPVYTGSDTSAGEISVEMGGLLAPNSSIYDHSTTKGQLEPGGADGQKGQETNEVYEETAAIGCDQDGAAAPKYSEGNSSHTGSTAKPAPDGGPLDTGPDSPNLIWRVLLDGRISSDELLINISTNQLLTDGDSLFSAEVGPAEMDLSSVEQDGLFGVNETLEFTLGRKRNDSGDIPYVNKTVQSGGRTSARSNRTRANQRMYLKQLSMSPADWYRWKLSSQEPCSMTCSIGVSKSFVTCIRYDGVEVHDMYCDALTRPEPVHDFCIGRECQPRWEASSWSECSRTCGEGFQFRQVRCWKMLSPGLDSSVYSDLCTMADLERPVERRPCKSPACGPQWEVAEWSECPAKCGRKAQVTRDVRCSDETRPCDPMTKPPNIKNCTGPPCERHWTVSEWGPCSGVCGQGKMVRHVYCKAPEGRVVPENQCSAENKPLAIHPCGERDCAPHWLSQDWERCNTTCGRGMKQRTVLCVGISAGKFQIFDDEACGGSEKPDEESTCFERPCFKWYTTPWSECTKTCGVGVRMRDVKCYQGRELVRGCDPLTKPPAKQTCTLQPCPTEPPDESCQDRPSANCLLALKVNLCSHWYYSMACCHSCRAVRPPSF; encoded by the exons ATGAGGACGGCACAGGG GATGAGGGTGTGGTCATGGGAACAGTTCGGGGAGACGGGCATCGTCCTGCTGGGCTTCCTGACACTGGCGGTGTCTGTGGGGAACCTGTCCACCCGGGGCCAGCAG gaggACGGCGTGGCGTCCAACAGCctagaggaggagctggaagtGACCACGTACTGGTGGGGTGAGTGGGCCAAGTGGACAGCCTGCACTCGTACCTGTGGAGGGGGAGTGATGTCACAGGAGAGACACTGCCTGAAACAGAG aaagaaagttgcTGCTGGGAAGGACAACATGACCTGTACAGGAACTGCTAAGAAATATCACCTCTGCAACACTAAA GAATGTCCTGCCACTGGGAGGAGCTTCAGAGAGGAGCAGTGCTGGTCCTTCAACTCCCAGTTTTACAATGGGAGGAACTACCAGTGGAAACCTCTGTATCCTG ATGACTACGTACACATCTCCAGTAACCCCTGCGATCTCCACTGCACCACCCCTGACGGCCAGAGGCAGCTGATGGTGACGGCACGGGACGGCACTTCCTGCAAGTACAGCAGTTACCGTGGTGTCTGCGTGGATGGTAAGTGTGAG CCAATCGGATGTGATGGAGTACTGTTTTCCTCCAACACCTTGGATAAATGTGGGGTCTGTCAAGGTGatggcagcagctgcagcagagtcaCCGGAAACTTCCGCCGTGGGGCCACGACTCTGG GTTATTCTTTTATCACTCAAATCCCTGAAGGATCATGGGACATCCAGATCATTGAGAGGAAGAAGTCAGCTGATGTTCTAG CTGTGACTGACCAGGCAGGCAACTTCTTCTTTAATGGTGCCTATAAGGTGGACAGTCCCCAGAACTTCCATGCAGCAGGAACAATTTTCAAGTACCGCCGCCCTATGGATGTGTACGAGACTGGGATCGAGTACATTGTTGCCAAAGGTCCCATCGATCAGGCCATCAATATTCTG GTTTGGAACCAGAACGGTCGTACACCGTACATCACGTACGAATACACTGTCCTCCGAGACTCACTGCCACccatcccacctcctcctgtctaCACCGGATCAGACACCTCAGCCGGAGAGATTTCTGTGGAGATGGGGGGCCTGCTTGCCCCTAACAGCAGTATTTATGACCATTCCACCACTAAGGGCCAGTTGGAGCCAGGAGGTGCAGATGGGCAGAAGGGCCAAGAGACCAACGAGGTGTACGAGGAGACAGCAGCCATCGGCTGTGACCAGGATGGAGCCGCTGCCCCTAAATATTCAG AGGGAAATAGCAGTCATACAGGCAGCACTGCCAAACCTGCCCCTGATGGTGGGCCCCTGGATACGGGGCCAGACTCTCCAAACCTCATCTGGAGGGTCCTGCTGGATGGCCGAATTAGCTCAGATGAGTTGCTCATCAACATCTCAACTAATCAGCTGCTGACAGATGGAGACAGTTTGTTCTCGGCAGAGGTGGGACCAGCCGAGATGGACCTGAGCAGTGTGGAGCAAGATGGACTGTTTGGTGTCAACGAGACGCTGGAATTTACTCTGGGTCGCAAACGCAACGACAGCGGAGACATTCCCTATGTGAACAAAACGGTACAGAGCGGTGGAAGGACCTCCGCCCGCTCCAACAGAACCAG AGCAAATCAAAGGATGTACCTGAAGCAACTGAGCATGAGTCCTGCTGACTGGTATCGCTGGAAACTTTCCTCTCAGGAGCCCTGCAGCATGACATGCTCTATAg GAGTGTCAAAGTCCTTCGTCACATGTATTCGTTATGATGGTGTCGAAGTGCACGATATGTATTGTGATGCTTTGACCAGACCGGAGCCAGTCCATGACTTCTGTATTGGGAGAGAATGTCAACCCAG ATGGGAGGCGAGCAGCTGGAGTGAGTGCTCGAGGACCTGCGGGGAGGGTTTCCAGTTTCGTCAAGTCCGCTGTTGGAAGATGCTCTCACCGGGCCTGGACAGCTCTGTCTACAGTGACCTCTGCACCATGGCCGACCTGGAGAGACCTGTGGAGAGACGACCCTGCAAGAGCCCCGCCTGCGGCCCACAGTGGGAGGTGGCCGAGTGGTCCGAG TGTCCTGCTAAATGTGGCCGCAAAGCCCAGGTGACGCGGGATGTCCGCTGCTCTGATGAGACCAGACCGTGTGACCCAATGACCAAACCACCAAACATCAAAAACTGCACAGGTCCACCCTGTGAACGCCACTGGACTGTGTCCGAGTGGGGGCCC TGCTCGGGGGTGTGCGGCCAGGGGAAGATGGTGCGTCATGTGTACTGTAAAGCTCCGGAGGGTCGCGTGGTTCCAGAGAACCAGTGTTCTGCGGAGAACAAGCCGCTGGCCATCCACCCCTGTGGGGAGAGAGACTGTGCTCCACACTGGCTGAGCCAAGACTGGGAGAGG tgTAACACAACCTGTGGTCGTGGCATGAAGCAAAGGACTGTCCTGTGTGTCGGCATCAGTGCAGGAAAGTTCCAAATTTTTGATGATGAGGCTTGTGGAGGCAGCGAGAAGCCCGATGAGGAAAGCACCTGCTTTGAGAGGCCGTGCTTTAAATGGTACACCACCCCGTGGTCTGAG TGCACAAAGAcgtgtggtgtgggtgtgagGATGAGGGACGTGAAGTGTTACCAGGGCAGGGAGCTGGTCCGAGGCTGCGACCCCCTCACCAAACCACCGGCCAAACAGACGTGTACCCTGCAGCCCTGCCCAACTGAGCCGCCAG ATGAGAGTTGTCAGGATCGTCCCTCCGCCAATTGCCTGCTGGCTCTGAAGGTCAACCTGTGCAGCCACTGGTACTACAGCATGGCCTGCTGCCACTCCTGCCGCGCTGTACGACCTCCAAGCTTCTAG
- the ttc16 gene encoding ADAMTS-like protein 2 isoform X2, with amino-acid sequence MRVWSWEQFGETGIVLLGFLTLAVSVGNLSTRGQQEDGVASNSLEEELEVTTYWWGEWAKWTACTRTCGGGVMSQERHCLKQRKKVAAGKDNMTCTGTAKKYHLCNTKECPATGRSFREEQCWSFNSQFYNGRNYQWKPLYPDDYVHISSNPCDLHCTTPDGQRQLMVTARDGTSCKYSSYRGVCVDGKCEPIGCDGVLFSSNTLDKCGVCQGDGSSCSRVTGNFRRGATTLGYSFITQIPEGSWDIQIIERKKSADVLAVTDQAGNFFFNGAYKVDSPQNFHAAGTIFKYRRPMDVYETGIEYIVAKGPIDQAINILVWNQNGRTPYITYEYTVLRDSLPPIPPPPVYTGSDTSAGEISVEMGGLLAPNSSIYDHSTTKGQLEPGGADGQKGQETNEVYEETAAIGCDQDGAAAPKYSEGNSSHTGSTAKPAPDGGPLDTGPDSPNLIWRVLLDGRISSDELLINISTNQLLTDGDSLFSAEVGPAEMDLSSVEQDGLFGVNETLEFTLGRKRNDSGDIPYVNKTVQSGGRTSARSNRTRANQRMYLKQLSMSPADWYRWKLSSQEPCSMTCSIGVSKSFVTCIRYDGVEVHDMYCDALTRPEPVHDFCIGRECQPRWEASSWSECSRTCGEGFQFRQVRCWKMLSPGLDSSVYSDLCTMADLERPVERRPCKSPACGPQWEVAEWSECPAKCGRKAQVTRDVRCSDETRPCDPMTKPPNIKNCTGPPCERHWTVSEWGPCSGVCGQGKMVRHVYCKAPEGRVVPENQCSAENKPLAIHPCGERDCAPHWLSQDWERCNTTCGRGMKQRTVLCVGISAGKFQIFDDEACGGSEKPDEESTCFERPCFKWYTTPWSECTKTCGVGVRMRDVKCYQGRELVRGCDPLTKPPAKQTCTLQPCPTEPPDESCQDRPSANCLLALKVNLCSHWYYSMACCHSCRAVRPPSF; translated from the exons ATGAGGGTGTGGTCATGGGAACAGTTCGGGGAGACGGGCATCGTCCTGCTGGGCTTCCTGACACTGGCGGTGTCTGTGGGGAACCTGTCCACCCGGGGCCAGCAG gaggACGGCGTGGCGTCCAACAGCctagaggaggagctggaagtGACCACGTACTGGTGGGGTGAGTGGGCCAAGTGGACAGCCTGCACTCGTACCTGTGGAGGGGGAGTGATGTCACAGGAGAGACACTGCCTGAAACAGAG aaagaaagttgcTGCTGGGAAGGACAACATGACCTGTACAGGAACTGCTAAGAAATATCACCTCTGCAACACTAAA GAATGTCCTGCCACTGGGAGGAGCTTCAGAGAGGAGCAGTGCTGGTCCTTCAACTCCCAGTTTTACAATGGGAGGAACTACCAGTGGAAACCTCTGTATCCTG ATGACTACGTACACATCTCCAGTAACCCCTGCGATCTCCACTGCACCACCCCTGACGGCCAGAGGCAGCTGATGGTGACGGCACGGGACGGCACTTCCTGCAAGTACAGCAGTTACCGTGGTGTCTGCGTGGATGGTAAGTGTGAG CCAATCGGATGTGATGGAGTACTGTTTTCCTCCAACACCTTGGATAAATGTGGGGTCTGTCAAGGTGatggcagcagctgcagcagagtcaCCGGAAACTTCCGCCGTGGGGCCACGACTCTGG GTTATTCTTTTATCACTCAAATCCCTGAAGGATCATGGGACATCCAGATCATTGAGAGGAAGAAGTCAGCTGATGTTCTAG CTGTGACTGACCAGGCAGGCAACTTCTTCTTTAATGGTGCCTATAAGGTGGACAGTCCCCAGAACTTCCATGCAGCAGGAACAATTTTCAAGTACCGCCGCCCTATGGATGTGTACGAGACTGGGATCGAGTACATTGTTGCCAAAGGTCCCATCGATCAGGCCATCAATATTCTG GTTTGGAACCAGAACGGTCGTACACCGTACATCACGTACGAATACACTGTCCTCCGAGACTCACTGCCACccatcccacctcctcctgtctaCACCGGATCAGACACCTCAGCCGGAGAGATTTCTGTGGAGATGGGGGGCCTGCTTGCCCCTAACAGCAGTATTTATGACCATTCCACCACTAAGGGCCAGTTGGAGCCAGGAGGTGCAGATGGGCAGAAGGGCCAAGAGACCAACGAGGTGTACGAGGAGACAGCAGCCATCGGCTGTGACCAGGATGGAGCCGCTGCCCCTAAATATTCAG AGGGAAATAGCAGTCATACAGGCAGCACTGCCAAACCTGCCCCTGATGGTGGGCCCCTGGATACGGGGCCAGACTCTCCAAACCTCATCTGGAGGGTCCTGCTGGATGGCCGAATTAGCTCAGATGAGTTGCTCATCAACATCTCAACTAATCAGCTGCTGACAGATGGAGACAGTTTGTTCTCGGCAGAGGTGGGACCAGCCGAGATGGACCTGAGCAGTGTGGAGCAAGATGGACTGTTTGGTGTCAACGAGACGCTGGAATTTACTCTGGGTCGCAAACGCAACGACAGCGGAGACATTCCCTATGTGAACAAAACGGTACAGAGCGGTGGAAGGACCTCCGCCCGCTCCAACAGAACCAG AGCAAATCAAAGGATGTACCTGAAGCAACTGAGCATGAGTCCTGCTGACTGGTATCGCTGGAAACTTTCCTCTCAGGAGCCCTGCAGCATGACATGCTCTATAg GAGTGTCAAAGTCCTTCGTCACATGTATTCGTTATGATGGTGTCGAAGTGCACGATATGTATTGTGATGCTTTGACCAGACCGGAGCCAGTCCATGACTTCTGTATTGGGAGAGAATGTCAACCCAG ATGGGAGGCGAGCAGCTGGAGTGAGTGCTCGAGGACCTGCGGGGAGGGTTTCCAGTTTCGTCAAGTCCGCTGTTGGAAGATGCTCTCACCGGGCCTGGACAGCTCTGTCTACAGTGACCTCTGCACCATGGCCGACCTGGAGAGACCTGTGGAGAGACGACCCTGCAAGAGCCCCGCCTGCGGCCCACAGTGGGAGGTGGCCGAGTGGTCCGAG TGTCCTGCTAAATGTGGCCGCAAAGCCCAGGTGACGCGGGATGTCCGCTGCTCTGATGAGACCAGACCGTGTGACCCAATGACCAAACCACCAAACATCAAAAACTGCACAGGTCCACCCTGTGAACGCCACTGGACTGTGTCCGAGTGGGGGCCC TGCTCGGGGGTGTGCGGCCAGGGGAAGATGGTGCGTCATGTGTACTGTAAAGCTCCGGAGGGTCGCGTGGTTCCAGAGAACCAGTGTTCTGCGGAGAACAAGCCGCTGGCCATCCACCCCTGTGGGGAGAGAGACTGTGCTCCACACTGGCTGAGCCAAGACTGGGAGAGG tgTAACACAACCTGTGGTCGTGGCATGAAGCAAAGGACTGTCCTGTGTGTCGGCATCAGTGCAGGAAAGTTCCAAATTTTTGATGATGAGGCTTGTGGAGGCAGCGAGAAGCCCGATGAGGAAAGCACCTGCTTTGAGAGGCCGTGCTTTAAATGGTACACCACCCCGTGGTCTGAG TGCACAAAGAcgtgtggtgtgggtgtgagGATGAGGGACGTGAAGTGTTACCAGGGCAGGGAGCTGGTCCGAGGCTGCGACCCCCTCACCAAACCACCGGCCAAACAGACGTGTACCCTGCAGCCCTGCCCAACTGAGCCGCCAG ATGAGAGTTGTCAGGATCGTCCCTCCGCCAATTGCCTGCTGGCTCTGAAGGTCAACCTGTGCAGCCACTGGTACTACAGCATGGCCTGCTGCCACTCCTGCCGCGCTGTACGACCTCCAAGCTTCTAG